In Gammaproteobacteria bacterium, one DNA window encodes the following:
- the rsmI gene encoding 16S rRNA (cytidine(1402)-2'-O)-methyltransferase codes for MLRWVLDAESSGGIVSNLTAALYVVATPIGNLEDISARALEVLAHVDLIAAEDTRHSTKLLQHYGIPTKLTSVHEHNERKQVPILIEALRAGKSIALISDAGTPLLSDPGFQLVRAARIAGIRVVPVPGPCAAIAALSVAGLPTDRFAFEGFPPPREAARRAAFEAVKSETRTLVYYESAHRIVASLVDMVSVFGGERLAVIGRELTKKFETILEGTLADLQALVQREANEQLGEFVVLIHGAADVAIAPQDAEAERVLRILLESVSLKEAVNLAARLTGMHKNPLYERALALKRDLATDADA; via the coding sequence ATGTTAAGATGGGTGTTGGACGCTGAGAGCAGTGGGGGCATCGTGTCAAACCTGACGGCGGCGTTGTATGTGGTGGCGACGCCCATCGGCAATCTTGAAGATATCTCCGCGCGTGCGCTCGAAGTGCTCGCGCACGTCGACCTGATCGCCGCTGAAGATACGCGGCACAGTACTAAGCTGCTGCAGCACTATGGGATTCCTACCAAGCTAACGAGCGTCCATGAACATAACGAGCGCAAGCAAGTACCTATATTGATTGAGGCATTGCGCGCCGGTAAGTCTATCGCACTCATCAGCGATGCCGGTACCCCCCTGTTAAGCGATCCTGGATTTCAACTCGTACGTGCCGCCCGCATCGCCGGTATTCGTGTCGTGCCGGTGCCAGGTCCGTGCGCGGCAATTGCCGCATTGTCGGTCGCCGGCTTGCCGACCGATCGTTTCGCCTTCGAAGGGTTTCCGCCGCCGCGTGAAGCGGCGCGCCGAGCGGCGTTCGAGGCGGTAAAAAGCGAGACGCGCACGCTCGTCTACTACGAAAGCGCACATCGTATCGTGGCGTCGCTCGTCGACATGGTTAGCGTTTTCGGCGGTGAGCGATTGGCCGTCATCGGTCGTGAGTTGACGAAGAAATTCGAGACGATCCTCGAAGGCACACTTGCCGATTTGCAGGCGTTGGTACAGCGTGAGGCGAATGAGCAGCTCGGTGAATTTGTCGTGCTCATCCATGGCGCCGCTGATGTTGCGATCGCCCCACAGGATGCCGAAGCCGAGCGCGTGTTGCGAATATTGCTCGAATCGGTGTCGTTGAAGGAGGCGGTGAACTTAGCCGCGCGCCTGACAGGAATGCACAAAAATCCGTTGTATGAGCGTGCCCTGGCGTTAAAGCGTGATTTAGCGACTGATGCTGACGCGTAA
- a CDS encoding phospho-N-acetylmuramoyl-pentapeptide-transferase, which translates to MLYYLFERLATEFSIFNVFRYLTFRAILGVITALVISWCIGPVVIRRLVYRQMGQAIRKDGPQSHLSKVGTPTMGGAMILIAVFVATLLWADLRNRFVWVVLLVTLAFGAIGWVDDYKKVINKDPKGLAAKWKFFWQTVFGFGAATFLYLTAQTPAETGLLVPLLKDVIVPLGPVYILLSYCVIVGSSNAVNFTDGLDGLAIMPSALVAAGLGVFAYVTGHANFSAYLGFPHIAGVGEVLIICAAIVGAGLGFLWFNTYPAMVFMGDIGALALGAALGAIAVVVRQELVLFIMGGVFVMEMVSVILQVVSFKLTGKRIFRMAPLHHHFELKGWPEPRVIVRFWIISLILVLIGLATLKIR; encoded by the coding sequence TTGCTCTACTACCTGTTTGAGCGCTTAGCGACCGAGTTCTCGATTTTCAATGTCTTTCGCTATCTCACCTTTCGCGCGATCTTGGGCGTGATCACGGCGCTCGTGATCTCGTGGTGTATCGGTCCGGTCGTCATCCGCCGATTGGTCTATCGGCAGATGGGTCAGGCGATCCGCAAAGACGGGCCGCAAAGCCATTTGTCCAAGGTCGGCACACCGACCATGGGCGGGGCGATGATCCTGATCGCGGTGTTCGTCGCCACGTTATTGTGGGCCGATCTGCGCAATCGTTTTGTCTGGGTCGTCTTGTTGGTAACGCTCGCCTTCGGCGCGATCGGTTGGGTCGACGATTACAAAAAGGTCATCAACAAAGATCCGAAAGGGTTGGCCGCCAAGTGGAAGTTTTTCTGGCAGACCGTATTCGGTTTCGGCGCTGCTACTTTTCTGTACCTGACGGCGCAGACACCGGCGGAGACCGGCTTATTGGTGCCGCTGTTGAAGGATGTGATCGTGCCGCTCGGCCCGGTGTACATCCTGCTGAGCTACTGCGTGATCGTCGGCAGCAGCAACGCCGTTAACTTCACCGACGGTCTCGACGGCTTGGCGATCATGCCGTCGGCGCTGGTCGCCGCCGGTCTCGGTGTGTTCGCCTACGTCACCGGTCACGCCAACTTCTCGGCGTACTTAGGATTTCCGCACATCGCCGGTGTCGGCGAAGTGCTGATCATCTGCGCCGCCATCGTCGGCGCCGGCCTCGGCTTCCTCTGGTTCAACACCTATCCGGCGATGGTGTTCATGGGCGACATCGGCGCGCTCGCGCTCGGTGCGGCACTCGGCGCCATTGCCGTGGTCGTACGTCAGGAACTGGTGTTGTTCATCATGGGCGGCGTGTTCGTGATGGAGATGGTGTCGGTCATCTTACAAGTGGTGTCGTTCAAGCTCACCGGCAAGCGCATCTTCCGGATGGCGCCGTTGCACCACCATTTTGAATTGAAGGGTTGGCCGGAACCGCGCGTGATCGTGCGCTTCTGGATCATTTCACTGATCCTGGTCTTGATCGGTTTGGCGACGTTGAAGATTCGGTAA
- a CDS encoding UDP-N-acetylmuramoyl-L-alanine--D-glutamate ligase has protein sequence MAKTAMKKRALVVGLGFTGATCVRYLLKQGYDVVGVDTRRQPPNLHELQREFPNVVLHTGGLDERLLRDHDLLVVSPGVSLKEPAIAQAIAAGSEVVGDIELFARAAKAPVLAITGANGKSTVTSLVGTMCQIAGLNTKVGGNIGVAALSLLGPREPHVYVLELSSFQLETTSSLNARAATVLNITPDHMDRYADINDYAAAKARIFRGDGLMVLNADDAIVQQLVQPARRVARFCLGEPSSSIDYGLQQRNGETWLVHGDEPILRAVDVPLPGSHNLANVLAALALTDALNVPRAAQVAAVRAFKGLPHRTELVGERDGVRWINDSKGTNVGATAAALNGMTAPVVLIAGGDGKGADFSELKDVCAAHARAVVLIGRDAAKIEAALQGVVPTQHAHDMKEAVRAAHAFAQPGDIVLLSPACASLDMYKNYEHRGATFRAAVEELLR, from the coding sequence ATGGCAAAGACAGCGATGAAGAAGCGTGCACTGGTGGTGGGCCTCGGGTTCACGGGCGCGACCTGCGTGCGTTATTTACTGAAGCAAGGTTACGACGTCGTCGGCGTCGATACGCGTCGGCAACCGCCGAATCTCCACGAGCTGCAGCGCGAATTCCCGAACGTAGTGCTGCACACCGGTGGTCTCGACGAACGTTTGTTACGCGATCATGACTTACTGGTCGTTAGCCCCGGGGTGTCGTTGAAAGAGCCGGCGATTGCGCAAGCGATCGCTGCCGGTAGCGAAGTGGTCGGCGACATCGAGCTGTTCGCGCGCGCTGCCAAAGCGCCGGTGTTGGCCATTACCGGCGCCAACGGCAAGAGCACGGTGACGTCGTTGGTTGGAACAATGTGCCAGATTGCCGGCCTCAATACGAAAGTCGGCGGCAACATTGGTGTCGCGGCGCTGTCATTGCTCGGCCCGCGTGAGCCGCACGTGTACGTGCTGGAGCTGTCGAGCTTTCAGTTGGAGACCACGTCGAGCTTGAATGCGCGTGCGGCGACGGTGCTCAACATTACCCCCGACCATATGGACCGCTACGCCGACATTAACGATTATGCCGCCGCTAAAGCGCGCATTTTTCGCGGCGACGGCTTGATGGTGCTCAACGCCGACGACGCGATCGTGCAGCAGTTGGTCCAGCCGGCGCGGCGGGTCGCGCGTTTCTGTTTAGGCGAGCCGTCGTCATCGATTGACTATGGTCTGCAGCAACGCAACGGTGAAACTTGGTTGGTGCATGGCGACGAGCCGATCCTGCGCGCGGTCGACGTGCCGCTGCCGGGAAGTCACAACTTGGCGAATGTGTTGGCGGCGTTGGCACTGACCGATGCGCTCAATGTTCCGCGCGCGGCGCAAGTGGCGGCGGTGCGCGCGTTCAAAGGCTTGCCGCATCGCACCGAGTTGGTCGGCGAACGCGATGGTGTGCGCTGGATCAACGATTCGAAGGGCACGAACGTCGGTGCGACCGCGGCGGCATTGAACGGTATGACGGCGCCGGTGGTGTTGATCGCCGGCGGCGACGGCAAAGGTGCTGACTTCAGCGAGCTCAAGGACGTTTGCGCCGCGCATGCGCGCGCCGTCGTCCTCATCGGCCGCGACGCCGCCAAGATCGAGGCGGCGCTGCAGGGCGTCGTACCGACGCAGCACGCACACGATATGAAAGAGGCGGTACGCGCGGCGCACGCGTTCGCCCAGCCGGGCGATATCGTCTTGCTGTCGCCGGCGTGCGCCAGTCTCGATATGTACAAGAACTACGAGCATCGCGGCGCGACCTTCCGCGCCGCCGTCGAGGAGCTGCTCCGATGA
- the ftsL gene encoding cell division protein FtsL, protein MPKPLLLLSLAVLASAMFVIEERHQSRQLFAQLQKLQGERDSLNTEWGQLLLEEGTWSEHRRVETAARLQLDMNTPARDRIVVVRPIAGAP, encoded by the coding sequence ATGCCTAAGCCGTTGTTACTGCTTAGCCTCGCGGTCCTCGCCAGTGCGATGTTTGTTATTGAAGAACGCCATCAAAGTCGCCAGTTATTCGCGCAACTGCAGAAGTTGCAGGGTGAGCGCGACTCGCTCAACACCGAGTGGGGTCAGTTGTTGTTGGAAGAGGGCACGTGGTCCGAGCATCGGCGGGTTGAGACGGCAGCTCGGTTGCAGCTCGATATGAATACTCCGGCGCGCGACCGCATTGTCGTCGTGCGCCCGATCGCAGGCGCGCCATGA
- a CDS encoding UDP-N-acetylmuramoyl-L-alanyl-D-glutamate--2,6-diaminopimelate ligase: MSAGKKLSELLAGIGAVSGAQDRLVQALTLDSRAVSTGALFVALPGARHDGRTFLTDVAARGVAAIVYEANDFVPSVLPVPAIGVHGLADHLGTIADRFYDAPSRRLVVVGVTGTNGKTTCTQLLAQALDRPPRRCGIIGTLGYGFPGALDAGLHTTPDALAVHRLLAEFVAASAAHVSMEVSSHALDQGRVNAVAFEVAVFTNLSRDHLDYHGAMEHYAAAKTRLFTCAGLKTAVINGDDEHGRKLIDLLAGRARVIAYGRSAGDVYARSLKCSREGLQLIAATPQGDVEIRAPLFGEFNALNLVAVLATLLALGLDATDAAQRLAGARPVPGRVERFGGGVQPLVMIDYAHTPDALEQVLQALRPHVSGQLWCVFGCGGNRDRGKRPQMGAIAERLADVVILTDDNPRHEAGATIIDEIRAGMRQPARVIRDRRAAITAALSEAASDDVVLIAGKGHEDYQQIGDTRHPYSDRDTVRELLGRAA, from the coding sequence ATGAGCGCTGGCAAGAAATTGAGCGAGTTGCTGGCCGGCATCGGCGCCGTCAGTGGCGCTCAAGATCGCTTGGTGCAGGCGCTAACGTTGGATAGCCGCGCCGTTTCTACCGGCGCGTTGTTCGTCGCCTTGCCGGGCGCGCGTCATGACGGTCGTACCTTTCTCACGGATGTCGCCGCGCGCGGTGTTGCGGCAATTGTTTACGAGGCCAACGATTTCGTGCCGTCGGTATTACCGGTTCCGGCGATCGGTGTGCACGGTTTGGCGGACCATCTCGGCACCATCGCCGATCGTTTCTACGATGCGCCGTCACGGCGTTTAGTCGTCGTCGGCGTGACCGGTACCAACGGCAAGACCACGTGCACGCAATTGTTGGCGCAGGCGCTCGATCGCCCGCCGCGTCGCTGCGGCATCATCGGCACGCTCGGCTACGGTTTCCCCGGTGCGCTCGACGCCGGTCTGCATACAACGCCCGATGCGCTTGCCGTGCATCGCCTGTTAGCCGAATTCGTCGCTGCCTCGGCCGCGCATGTATCGATGGAAGTGTCCTCGCATGCGCTCGATCAAGGTCGCGTCAACGCCGTTGCCTTCGAGGTCGCGGTGTTCACCAACTTGAGCCGCGATCATCTCGACTATCACGGTGCGATGGAACATTACGCGGCGGCGAAGACCCGGCTGTTTACCTGCGCCGGTCTCAAGACCGCAGTGATCAATGGCGATGACGAGCACGGTCGCAAGCTCATCGATCTCTTGGCCGGTCGTGCGCGCGTCATCGCTTACGGTCGTTCGGCCGGCGACGTTTACGCTCGTTCATTGAAGTGCTCGCGTGAGGGGTTGCAGTTAATCGCCGCCACACCGCAAGGCGACGTCGAAATTCGCGCACCGCTCTTCGGTGAGTTCAATGCCTTGAACCTAGTCGCGGTGTTGGCCACGTTGCTTGCGCTTGGGCTCGACGCCACCGACGCCGCGCAACGGCTCGCCGGCGCCCGGCCGGTACCGGGACGGGTCGAACGTTTCGGCGGCGGCGTGCAGCCGCTGGTCATGATCGACTATGCACATACACCGGATGCGCTCGAGCAAGTATTACAGGCGTTACGGCCGCATGTCAGCGGGCAGCTGTGGTGCGTGTTTGGTTGCGGTGGCAACCGCGATCGCGGTAAGCGGCCGCAGATGGGGGCGATCGCCGAGCGCCTGGCCGATGTCGTTATCCTCACCGACGACAATCCACGGCACGAAGCGGGCGCGACCATCATCGACGAGATTCGCGCTGGCATGCGGCAACCGGCGCGTGTGATCCGCGATCGGCGCGCCGCCATTACCGCCGCGCTGAGCGAAGCGGCTAGCGACGATGTCGTGCTGATCGCCGGCAAAGGTCACGAGGACTATCAGCAGATCGGCGATACCCGTCACCCGTACAGTGATCGCGACACCGTGCGCGAGCTATTGGGGCGGGCCGCATGA
- a CDS encoding UDP-N-acetylmuramoyl-tripeptide--D-alanyl-D-alanine ligase — protein MMSLELLANELRAPWVGPDVRFTGVGTDTRTLQKGDLFVALTGPNFDGHHFLAQAMAKGAVAALVARELDTALPYVHVADTRLALGEFAAFWRRQFNIPVVAVTGSNGKTTVKEMIGSILAQVGPVCVTRGNYNNDIGLPLTLLRLRSSDRTAVIEMGMNHRGEIDYLSRLTQPTVALINNAAEAHLAGLGSLDQVARSKGEIFMGLAKDGVAILNADDPYLGLWRSLAAPRKCLTFGLDHPADFTAQYQLSTAGSAIQMQTPHGEVEMRIALIGKHNVLNALAAAAASLSAGATAADVIKGLEKLQAISGRLEFKAGLSGARVIDDTYNANPGSVTAGLQVLRESRGERVLVLGDMGELGPSAPDIHRRIGELAQHLGIDRLYALGELSALAVERFGKGGKHFRAREALIEALVDCMHGDMTLLVKGSRMMQMEKVVAGIIQQPDLMKVAAHLAGEGSAGAKEVERSSVSSSSHSSSTSGEGETE, from the coding sequence ATGATGTCGCTCGAATTGCTTGCCAACGAGTTGCGCGCACCTTGGGTCGGACCGGACGTTCGTTTCACCGGCGTCGGTACTGACACGCGTACCTTACAAAAGGGCGATCTGTTCGTCGCCTTGACCGGCCCCAACTTCGACGGCCACCACTTTTTGGCGCAAGCGATGGCGAAGGGCGCGGTCGCGGCGTTGGTCGCGCGCGAGCTCGATACCGCGCTGCCGTATGTGCATGTCGCCGACACTCGACTCGCGCTCGGCGAGTTCGCGGCGTTTTGGCGTCGCCAATTCAATATCCCGGTGGTCGCTGTTACCGGCAGCAACGGCAAGACCACCGTCAAAGAAATGATCGGCAGCATCTTGGCGCAGGTCGGCCCGGTTTGCGTGACTCGCGGCAACTACAACAACGATATCGGTTTGCCGCTGACGTTATTGCGTCTGCGCAGCAGTGATCGCACCGCGGTGATCGAGATGGGCATGAACCATCGCGGCGAGATCGACTACTTGTCGCGTCTGACGCAGCCGACGGTGGCGCTCATCAACAACGCCGCCGAAGCGCACCTCGCCGGTCTCGGCAGTCTCGATCAGGTGGCGCGTTCGAAGGGCGAAATTTTTATGGGCCTGGCCAAGGACGGTGTGGCCATTCTCAACGCCGATGATCCTTACCTCGGACTGTGGCGCTCGCTAGCGGCGCCGCGCAAGTGCCTGACATTCGGTTTGGACCATCCTGCGGATTTCACGGCGCAGTATCAGTTGAGCACCGCGGGTAGCGCCATCCAGATGCAAACCCCCCACGGAGAGGTCGAAATGCGCATTGCGTTGATCGGCAAACACAACGTGTTGAACGCCCTTGCCGCGGCGGCGGCGTCATTGAGCGCCGGTGCCACCGCTGCCGATGTGATCAAAGGATTGGAAAAACTCCAAGCCATCTCCGGTCGGCTCGAGTTCAAAGCCGGCCTCAGCGGCGCGCGCGTGATTGACGACACGTACAACGCCAATCCCGGTTCAGTCACCGCCGGCCTGCAAGTGTTGCGCGAATCGAGGGGCGAACGCGTGCTGGTGCTCGGCGATATGGGCGAGCTCGGACCGTCGGCACCCGACATTCATCGGCGCATCGGCGAGTTGGCGCAGCATCTCGGCATCGATCGGCTATATGCGCTCGGCGAGCTCAGTGCGCTCGCGGTCGAACGCTTCGGTAAAGGCGGCAAGCATTTCCGCGCGCGCGAGGCGTTGATCGAGGCGCTGGTCGATTGCATGCACGGCGATATGACGTTGCTGGTGAAGGGATCTCGCATGATGCAGATGGAGAAGGTTGTTGCTGGGATTATTCAGCAGCCCGATCTTATGAAGGTCGCCGCTCACCTCGCGGGAGAGGGGAGCGCGGGCGCGAAGGAAGTCGAGCGGTCGTCGGTTTCCTCCTCTTCTCATAGCTCCTCCACGAGTGGGGAGGGAGAGACGGAATGA
- the mraZ gene encoding division/cell wall cluster transcriptional repressor MraZ → MFRGVNALQLDSKGRLAIPTRYRETLIRQCNGQMIMTVDRDRCLLLYPLPDWEEIERKLVKLPSFNKQARRLQRLLMGHATECDLDASGRILVPPPLREFAGLNKSVVLIGQGNKFELWSEEVWNVRRAEWLAAGDDDGGDLPPDLESLSL, encoded by the coding sequence ATGTTTCGCGGGGTCAACGCGCTCCAACTCGATAGCAAGGGTCGCCTTGCTATACCGACGCGTTATCGCGAGACACTGATACGTCAATGTAATGGCCAGATGATCATGACGGTTGATCGTGATCGCTGCCTATTGCTTTACCCCTTACCCGACTGGGAAGAAATCGAACGCAAGCTGGTCAAATTGCCAAGCTTCAACAAGCAAGCGCGTCGGCTCCAACGTTTGCTGATGGGGCATGCTACCGAGTGCGACCTCGATGCTTCCGGCCGTATTCTGGTACCACCCCCGTTGCGGGAATTCGCCGGCCTCAACAAGTCTGTGGTGTTGATTGGTCAGGGAAATAAATTCGAACTTTGGAGTGAAGAAGTGTGGAACGTGCGCCGTGCGGAGTGGTTAGCCGCCGGTGACGACGACGGCGGCGATTTGCCGCCGGATCTCGAATCATTGTCGCTGTAG
- the rsmH gene encoding 16S rRNA (cytosine(1402)-N(4))-methyltransferase RsmH, whose product MNEASHIPVLLAEVIQALNVKPDAVVVDATYGRGGHAGEIMKQLSGSGRLIALDRDPQAIADARRRFAGESRVQVEQSRFSQIGRVCDRLALSGRVDGILFDFGVSSPQLDDAARGFSFRNAGPLDMRMDPSTGESAADWVNRADEVDIANVIFEYGEERHSRRIARAIVRARAQAPITDTLTLAKLVAAAVPGRERKKDPATRTFQAIRLYINRELDEIDAALPEALRVLAPAGRLAVISFHSLEDRRVKNFIRNEANGPEIPRGMPAPPVPFRPRLRALGRAIRASDTEVARNPRARSAVLRVAERTEVAHA is encoded by the coding sequence GTGAATGAAGCGTCGCACATCCCTGTACTCCTCGCTGAGGTAATACAGGCACTCAACGTCAAGCCCGATGCGGTAGTGGTCGATGCGACCTACGGCCGCGGTGGGCATGCCGGGGAAATCATGAAACAGTTGAGTGGGTCGGGTCGGCTGATAGCGCTGGATCGAGATCCGCAAGCGATTGCTGATGCGCGTCGCCGTTTTGCCGGCGAATCGCGCGTGCAGGTTGAACAATCCCGATTTTCACAAATCGGTCGCGTCTGCGACCGCCTGGCGCTTAGCGGCCGGGTCGATGGCATTTTGTTCGATTTCGGTGTTTCTTCGCCACAGCTCGATGATGCCGCCCGCGGCTTCAGTTTCCGCAATGCCGGTCCGCTCGATATGCGCATGGATCCCAGCACCGGTGAATCGGCAGCGGATTGGGTCAATCGCGCCGATGAAGTCGATATCGCCAATGTGATTTTTGAATACGGCGAAGAGCGTCACTCGCGTCGTATTGCCCGCGCCATCGTCCGCGCACGTGCGCAAGCGCCGATCACCGATACCCTTACGCTGGCCAAGCTCGTCGCCGCCGCCGTGCCGGGTCGTGAGCGCAAGAAGGACCCGGCGACACGCACATTTCAGGCGATCCGCCTGTATATCAATCGCGAGCTCGATGAGATCGATGCGGCGTTGCCGGAAGCCTTGCGCGTGCTCGCGCCGGCCGGACGTCTTGCAGTTATTAGTTTTCACTCGCTCGAAGACCGCCGCGTAAAAAATTTCATCCGTAACGAGGCCAACGGCCCGGAGATACCGCGCGGCATGCCGGCGCCACCGGTGCCGTTTCGGCCGCGGTTGCGCGCACTGGGCCGCGCTATTCGCGCGAGCGACACTGAAGTCGCGCGCAATCCGCGTGCTCGCAGTGCCGTGTTGCGCGTTGCCGAGCGCACCGAGGTGGCCCATGCCTAA
- a CDS encoding penicillin-binding protein 2 produces the protein MTNARPKPVSRLRSRLVLIFLFSGFALLAARAVYLQVINASYLQSQGTARYTRVVKDNSHRGMILDRNGVPLAISTPVDSVWVHPATALEDRKSFGALARVLAMTSAELTQLLERNADREFLYLKRHVPPSFAEQVMRLKVPGVSLLREYRRYYPSGPVAGHVLGFTNVDDHGQEGLELAYDASLRAIPGTKRVLKDMRGNTVEMIESLQLPVPGKDLVTSLDRRIQYLAYRELKAAVEASGARAGSAVVLDAYTGEVLALVNEPDFNPNNRAHLDSQTFRNRVVTDLYEPGSTLKPFTVAAALETGRYTPTTLIDTTPGTFQVGNKLIRDMHNYGVISVARVIEKSSNVGASKIALSMKGETLWSMLRRVGLAGSTGSKLPGEVTGILHPPTTWVPIEQATVSYGYGLSVTPIQLARAYTVLANGGELAPVTLLRQDTPPARKRVMSAKIAQAVRQMLELAVGGDGTGGAARVLDYRVGGKTGTVHKLIAGNYASHDYVAWFAGFAPATNPRLVMVVAIDGPQRDHHFGGDVAAPVFGQVMAGALRLLDIPPDAPRPAGTQIVKTPPAHDRAPVAKVVTEPKSIPLASQPPHPGEGKVGALMRSMEAGT, from the coding sequence ATGACGAACGCCCGCCCCAAACCGGTTTCGCGCCTACGCTCGCGGTTGGTGCTGATATTCCTGTTCAGCGGCTTCGCGCTGCTGGCGGCGCGCGCGGTGTATTTGCAGGTGATCAATGCGAGTTATCTGCAATCGCAAGGGACGGCGCGATACACGCGCGTCGTTAAGGACAACTCGCATCGCGGCATGATCCTCGATCGCAACGGGGTGCCGCTCGCTATCAGCACACCGGTCGATTCGGTATGGGTGCATCCCGCCACCGCTTTGGAAGACCGTAAATCGTTCGGCGCGCTGGCGCGGGTGTTGGCGATGACGTCGGCCGAGTTGACCCAGTTGCTCGAACGCAATGCCGATCGCGAATTCCTGTATTTGAAGCGGCACGTACCGCCGAGCTTCGCCGAGCAGGTGATGCGCCTCAAGGTGCCCGGGGTGTCGCTGCTGCGTGAATATCGTCGCTACTATCCGTCGGGGCCGGTAGCCGGGCACGTGCTCGGTTTCACCAACGTCGACGATCACGGTCAAGAAGGCCTTGAGCTCGCGTACGACGCTAGTTTGCGCGCCATCCCTGGCACCAAGCGCGTGCTGAAAGACATGCGTGGCAATACGGTGGAGATGATCGAGAGCCTGCAGTTGCCGGTGCCGGGCAAAGATCTCGTCACTAGTTTGGATCGCCGCATTCAATATCTGGCTTATCGAGAGTTGAAGGCGGCCGTAGAAGCGAGCGGTGCACGCGCCGGCAGCGCGGTGGTGCTCGATGCTTATACGGGTGAGGTGTTGGCGCTGGTGAACGAGCCCGACTTCAATCCGAATAATCGCGCGCACCTGGATAGTCAGACATTCCGCAATCGCGTCGTCACCGATCTCTATGAGCCGGGCTCGACATTGAAACCATTCACCGTCGCCGCGGCTCTGGAGACCGGCAGATATACGCCGACGACGCTGATCGATACGACACCGGGCACGTTCCAAGTCGGCAATAAGCTTATCCGCGACATGCATAACTACGGTGTGATCTCAGTCGCCCGCGTTATCGAAAAGTCGAGCAACGTTGGCGCCAGCAAGATCGCGTTGTCGATGAAAGGCGAAACGCTGTGGAGCATGTTGCGGCGGGTCGGTCTCGCCGGTTCGACCGGTAGCAAGTTGCCCGGTGAAGTGACCGGCATTCTGCATCCGCCGACGACCTGGGTGCCGATCGAGCAGGCAACGGTGTCATACGGTTATGGTCTTTCGGTGACGCCGATCCAGCTCGCGCGCGCCTATACCGTGCTTGCCAACGGCGGTGAGTTGGCGCCGGTGACTTTGCTGCGGCAAGACACCCCGCCGGCGCGTAAGCGAGTGATGTCAGCGAAGATCGCGCAGGCGGTGCGGCAGATGCTGGAGCTTGCGGTCGGTGGCGACGGCACCGGCGGTGCCGCGCGCGTGCTCGATTATCGTGTCGGCGGCAAGACCGGCACCGTACACAAACTCATTGCCGGTAATTATGCCAGTCACGATTACGTCGCCTGGTTCGCCGGTTTTGCGCCGGCGACTAATCCACGTTTGGTGATGGTCGTGGCTATCGACGGTCCACAACGAGACCACCACTTTGGCGGTGACGTTGCCGCGCCGGTATTCGGACAAGTCATGGCGGGCGCGTTGCGGCTGCTCGATATTCCGCCGGATGCGCCGCGGCCGGCGGGAACGCAGATCGTGAAGACGCCGCCAGCGCACGATCGTGCGCCGGTGGCGAAGGTAGTCACGGAACCAAAATCTATTCCGCTCGCCAGTCAGCCGCCGCACCCAGGCGAAGGGAAAGTTGGCGCGTTGATGCGATCGATGGAGGCCGGCACATGA